In the Patescibacteria group bacterium genome, TTTTCCTACAAATATAAATGTTTACCTTCATCCTTTAATTTATCTAACAATTTTTTAACATCGTGAGCTTTGGATTTGTCGGCGATCAGCAGTACGTCCGGCGTATCTACCACAATCACGTTACGCAAACCAACAGTGGCGATCATTTTCTCACCGGCGTAAACCAAACAATTTTCAGTATCATATCCGGCATGGTGACCTTTGGAAATTAGATGATGTCCGGTAATTGTGGTTAAAATGTCGTGCAACGAGCTCCACGTACCCACATCAGACCAACCTAAATCGGCCGGAATAACCGCGATTTTGTTGCATTTCTCCAAAATAGCCACATCAATTGCCACCGCATCCACTAAATCATAATGCTCGGCTAATACTTTGTGATATTCCGGCGTACCGATCGCTTTTTCTATTGCCATTAAATGTTTATATGTATTTGGCAACAATTCTTTGAACAGATCAAGCAACGTATCTACGCGCCACACAAAATATCCGGCGTTCCACAGGTACTGGAAGCTAGATAGGAATTTAACCGCGGTAGCAGCATCTGGTTTTTCCACAAACCGTTTCACTTTGTAAACTTGCTCTTCATCAATCACCTCAAACGCCCCATCCATTTGAATATAACCTAGTTCGGTTGAGGGGGTGATTGGGTTGATGCCCACGGTCATAATGTATTCAGGATGATGCTTAATAGTTTCGCAGGCAATGTGAATGGCTTTGTGAAAGTTACCCACCTCGGTCACGATGTGATCAGAATGAAGCGAGACCATAATGCTTTGCTTATCGCGGTGATACAAATGAATGGCAGCTAAACCAATAGCCGCGGCGGTATTCATCGCTTTTGGTTCGGCAATAACGTTTTCACGCGGTATTTGGGGAACCTGTTTTTCGATCTCGGGTACATATTTGGTGCCAGTAGAGACAAAGATATTTTCTTTTTCGGTTATGTTCTCTACACGTTCGTAGGTTTGTTGAATTAAGGTTTTATCCCCCACCAATTTTTGTAGTTGCTTAGGTAAATTGGTCCGACTCATTGGCCAAAGCCGTGTTCCACTACCACCAGCTAACAGAACAATGTTTATTGCCATATATGCCTCCGAATTGTATTAGATAGAGCTCGTCTACGTGGACGAAGCAATTTTGTTGATTATGAGTTACGTTTTATTTTCGATCTGTCCCAATTATAGCATAATTGGTGGATGGAGGATAGATATTAAACAAATCCCCGAGCGCGTGCGCCCGGGGGATGGTGTGCTAGCTTGTTGGTGGCGGTCCGGTGGGTGATGATCACCTCTACCTTTTGCCCCGGCCATGCAAAGCGCTTGATCGCCTTGACGATCTGGGTTTCAAGCTCTTGCCAGTGCTTGCCGTCGGTGGCATACACAGTG is a window encoding:
- a CDS encoding mannose-1-phosphate guanylyltransferase: MAINIVLLAGGSGTRLWPMSRTNLPKQLQKLVGDKTLIQQTYERVENITEKENIFVSTGTKYVPEIEKQVPQIPRENVIAEPKAMNTAAAIGLAAIHLYHRDKQSIMVSLHSDHIVTEVGNFHKAIHIACETIKHHPEYIMTVGINPITPSTELGYIQMDGAFEVIDEEQVYKVKRFVEKPDAATAVKFLSSFQYLWNAGYFVWRVDTLLDLFKELLPNTYKHLMAIEKAIGTPEYHKVLAEHYDLVDAVAIDVAILEKCNKIAVIPADLGWSDVGTWSSLHDILTTITGHHLISKGHHAGYDTENCLVYAGEKMIATVGLRNVIVVDTPDVLLIADKSKAHDVKKLLDKLKDEGKHLYL